The window AAAGGCCCAACGCGCCGGCGGGGATTTTATTGATGTCGTTGCCATAGATACCTTTAAGTTTGTGCAGGGAATTAAACACCTGTTCACGGCTGGTACCGTACTTTTTGGCCACGTCTGCCGGAACTTTACCGTCGTCACAGGCTGAACACATGGTTTTACCCACCATCACTGCAGTCAATGGCGCACGGGCCATCCCGATGGCATTGACATATGGTGCGGCCAGGGCAAATCCTTTGTAGATGTGATCTTCCAGGCTAAAGCCCCCTGCCACGCAGATATTAGGAATAAACTCACCCTGCTTCCTGATGCGCTCCAGGTAATTATAGAGCAGGGACTGAAGATAAACGGTGGGAACACCCCATTCATTCATCATGCGCCAGGGGCTCATTCCTGTACCGCCGCCGGCACCATCGATGGTAAGCATATCAATTCTGGCTTTGGAAGAATACTTTACGGCCCGGGCCAAGTCGGCGGGACGATAAGCTCCTGTTTTCAGGAATACATATTCCGCACCTAAATTACGCAGCTCGTCAACCCTGGCCAAGAAGGATTCTTCGGTAACCATGCCTACGCGGGAATGACGTTCGAACTCTTTGAAGGAACCGGCCTTAAACAGCTCCTGGACATAGAGGTCTTCCGGATCGGGATAGACCACATACCCGCGCTTTTTCAGAGTTAGAGCTTCCTCCAGTGTGCGGACCTTTACTTCGCCCCCGATGTTTTTGGCGCCCTGGCCCCATTTCAGTTCCACAGCCTTAACGCCCAACTCACCAATGGCGTACTCCAGCACACCCAGCTTGGTATCTTCCACATTGGACTGGACTACAATTTCACCATAGCCATCCTGCCAGTCCCGGAAGTTTTGCACTCTTTTTTTCAGATTGGGAGAATGGACAACTTTGCCGTTTTTAAAGACACTTTCCGGATCCATACCACAGACGTTTTCACCGATGGTAAGAATTGCTCCGGAGATTGCACAACCGGCGGCCAGGTCCTCCCAGTTATCGGCGGCAACCTTGGTGGAGCCCAAACCCGGAACTACAAAGGGGACCTTCAATTTAATGGGATTTTCCACACCCACTTTACTCTCCACACTTGCAGCCGGGAAAATCGCTTTATCACTGTCGGCTTCAATACCCTGTGCCCCCACGGCGGTTCCCATGATATTAAAGTGTGAAAAATCTACGGGATAATCTTTCTCCGATGCGAATGTGGTTGTGCCATAGGGTTGGGGGTAGAGAACCTCCCTGCCGCGAAAGGCTGATTTACCCACCTCGCACAGTCCGGGACACCCTTCCAGACATGTGGTACATAAACCGCTGAAAGGCGACACACTATCCGGTGTTCTGTTCTTTGTGAAAGTCGCTTTACTGGCGTTTAATCCTCTACTGAAGCTCATAAAATCTCCTCCCAAATCAACTTATTTCGGAACTCTTTTCCACCAAATAAAGCACAAATGATGCTTTTTGGCCCGCAGTGATTCCACATTGCGGTTTTTATTTCCGTTTTGCTTGTATTCTTATTATAACAGCGCCTTCTTTTTTCTGTCAATGGAATATGATTTCACTATGCGGAATTTTGTGCTTCATTTCAGGCTAAAGTTGTTGTTTTGCCATAAAATAAGCGTTAATTTGGAAATGGTTTTCGTTTTTTTCGCACAAAAAAAAGACCCGGCGTTGTGCCTGAGTCTCTCTTTTGCCTGTCCAACATGCAATTAGAGCGTTTTGCCGTCCCAACTTAAAGACATGGAAAGTTTTTCTGCCACATCCTGTACAATTTCAATTAGTTCGTTGTTTAGGTAATAGGAGGTGATTCTGCTGCTGGGCCCGGAAACACTTATGGCGGCAATAACTTCTCCGTCATGCTTTCTGACGGGAGCGGCAACACAGCGCATTTCCCGTTCACGCTCCCCCATGTCCAGGGCATAACCCTGCTTGCGAACCCTCTCCAGTTCTTTTCTTAGTATTTCCACATCGGTGATGGTTTCGTTGGTGTACCGTTTCAACTCCATGGTTGCCAGTGTTTTTTCCAGCTCATTGGCGGGAAGGTGTGCCAGCATTACTTTGCCGGATCCGGTGCAGTGAGCCTGCCGGCGACTGCCGATGGTGGAAAACATTTTTACAATAACAATATTGGTGGACTCCACCTGGTCAATATAGACCACTTCACCACCGTCGAGAATACTAAGGTTAGCCGTTTCGTTGCAGCGCTTAACCAACTCTTCCAGATAAGGACGCGCCTTGGAGCGCAAGTCCAATGGATACACTGATGACTGACCGATACTCATCAGTTTCAGGCTCAGTTTATATTTGGCCGTTTCCGGCTCTTTTTCCACATACCCTTTATAAATCAGCGTTCCTAACAAGCGATGCACCGTGCTTATTTTTAGGTTTACTTTTTCTGCAATATCGGTAATGGCCATGGGCGCTCCCTCATCTGCCAGGATTTCCAGCAGGGTGAGAGCCCGCTCCACCGATTGAACTATATTTCCATCCGCCTGACTCTTATCTACACCCACTTGTTCCATGGTAACCTCCTAAAAGACATGGTTATATAACCATGACACATATACCAACTATTTTTCCTCTTCTTCCCATTTTATAAACCAAAACATGCCCATACTTTCGCCCATCTCTTCATCAAAGTTTTCCCCGTACTGCAGGCGCAGAGGGGTTTCACAATGTGCACAGTAAATAGGGCCTTTATCCAGGTTATCTGTTTCGGCTTTATGGCTCATGTCTTTATTGCATTCCGGACAGTCTACATAGTAAAACATAATCTGTTCTCCCTTCTCGTTGCCTCGTGCTGAGATTCTTTCTAAGATTTCGCCATAAACTGCTATTTTCCTTTTTTAGAGTTTATCCAGCACCGACAGCTGCTCTTTCACATCCAAATAGTTCATATCAACGGCAGAAACTTTCTGCCACTGGGCGGCTGCTCTTTTATCATCGCCATTTTCCTTATAGGCCATCCCCAGGGTGTAGAAAAACAGGAGTAAATCATCATCCAACTTCCTTTTACGGGTAGGTCCCTGCCGCAATACATTGAGAGCCGTTTCCGGCTGCCCCGCATCCAGAAAAAAGGTGCCCAGCATGGTAATAATTTGCACATGCTCTTTCATTTCCGACGGCAACCCCTGTAGAACGGTAATGGCCTCCTCAGGCCTCTTTTCTGCGGCCAGCGCTATGGCATACCGGGGCTTAACTGAATGGTCGTTTGGGTTATGCTGCAGATATTTATGGTAGGCCGTGACAGCCTGGGAGAAATCTTCGGCATCATAATAAAGATCGGCAATTCGCTGATACAGGCTACCGGCGGCAGGTTTTAGCTCCAGGGCCGCTTTATAATTCTGAGCCGCCTCCTGGGGCAGGCCTTTTTTCAGGGCCGCCTCAGCAGCGGCCACCAGCTGAAAACCCTGGTATTCCGGCGTTTTCTTTAAATTTACCCAGGTTATAATATAAATAATTAGCCCCAGAACTCCCAGCGGCGGGAACAAAAACAATAGTATTAAGGATAAAACGAGAATGGCTGCCGGGTATTTGGGCAGGGAAAACTCGCTTGGCACCGGCGCCTTTTGCACAGTTGCCACCGCTTGCTTCGGTCTGGCCCCGGCACTTTTCTGCTTCTTTTTACCGATATAATCAAAGGCATAGATGCCGGTGCCGGGAATACCCAGGGAACGATAAGCGCCTCTGGGACCCACACCGATTCTGGCTCCCTTTACACCGCCGCTGATTCCTACACCGCTTTTGCTTACATTAAGCCTGACACCTTTGGCAATCCTCACACTTCTGCGAAAACGAATTCCCATCAATATCCCCCTTAAAACAGGACTTATCCTTATCAGTATACAATACTTCAGCGTGGCTGTGGAATCCTTTTTTGCAGGAAATATGTACGCCGCCAAGAAATATAAATGAATAAAAAGTTTGGAAAGGCAGGCAAAATAAGTGACAAACGCTTTTGTAAATGGAAAATACATGGCCGCTGAAGATGCATGTCTGAATATTGAAGATCGCGGCACATTGTTTGGTGACGGGGTTTATGAGTTTTTTAAGGTACATAACGGCAAAGTGCTTATGACGCAGGAGCATTTGGATCGACTGCGCTATAGTGCGTCGGAACTGGAATTGACGGTTCCGTACTCCGATGAAAAGATAGGGGCAATAATTGATAAGTTAATAGATACCAATGGGCTGCAGTACGGCGGGATTTACCTGCAGCTGACCCGGGGGGCTGCACACCGCATCCACCAGTTTCCTGATGACTGCACCCCAAACTTTTTTATTGTGGCGCGGGAAATGCCTCCGGTTCCCCAGTCGTTATATGAAGAGGGTATGGCGGTACTGCTTTTGCCCGACGAGCGCTGGAAGCGCTGCGACATTAAGTCCCTAAATCTCCTGGCCAATATTCTGGCCAAACAGAAAGCCATTAAAGCCGGTGTGGATGACGCCATTCTCTACAGTGAACGGGGTATTACCGAATCCACCAGCAGCAGCGTTCTCACAGTTATTGACGGTGTGCTCACCACCACACCCCTTGGACCGTGGATTCTACCGGGAATAACCCGCCAGGCTGTTTTAGAGCTTGCACTAAAGGATAACATTCCGGTGGCGGAGAGGTTTATCTCCAAAGAAGAATTAACAGCGGCGGATGAAGTGATCATCACCAATACCCGCTCCGATGTAACACCGGTAACCACAGTTGACGGCCAGCCGGTGGGCAACGGGAAACCGGGTAAGATTACCCGGCGCTTAATGGACCTGTTTGCAGACTTATTAAAATAACAGTTAACATGAAAAGTGCCTTCCAGTGAAGGCACTTTTCATGTTATATAGGCAGATAGTCCTTATCGGGATTGGGAACATCCTGGGGAATTGCGGGGGCATCGGGGTGCATATTGTAGATACGGTTAATTTCAACCGTCTCATCATCCACGGTAACACTAAGCAGGACCGCCATTCTGTAGAGGAACTCATCTTCTTCATTATACCAGAGATATAGTCGCAGTT is drawn from Dethiobacter alkaliphilus AHT 1 and contains these coding sequences:
- a CDS encoding FMN-binding glutamate synthase family protein, translating into MSFSRGLNASKATFTKNRTPDSVSPFSGLCTTCLEGCPGLCEVGKSAFRGREVLYPQPYGTTTFASEKDYPVDFSHFNIMGTAVGAQGIEADSDKAIFPAASVESKVGVENPIKLKVPFVVPGLGSTKVAADNWEDLAAGCAISGAILTIGENVCGMDPESVFKNGKVVHSPNLKKRVQNFRDWQDGYGEIVVQSNVEDTKLGVLEYAIGELGVKAVELKWGQGAKNIGGEVKVRTLEEALTLKKRGYVVYPDPEDLYVQELFKAGSFKEFERHSRVGMVTEESFLARVDELRNLGAEYVFLKTGAYRPADLARAVKYSSKARIDMLTIDGAGGGTGMSPWRMMNEWGVPTVYLQSLLYNYLERIRKQGEFIPNICVAGGFSLEDHIYKGFALAAPYVNAIGMARAPLTAVMVGKTMCSACDDGKVPADVAKKYGTSREQVFNSLHKLKGIYGNDINKIPAGALGLYTYFDRLQTGMQQLMCGSRKFALEYITRDDLVCLTREAADVSGIPFIMDADNEEADRILSRSSSAETYSFEQYKRPASSK
- a CDS encoding IclR family transcriptional regulator; amino-acid sequence: MEQVGVDKSQADGNIVQSVERALTLLEILADEGAPMAITDIAEKVNLKISTVHRLLGTLIYKGYVEKEPETAKYKLSLKLMSIGQSSVYPLDLRSKARPYLEELVKRCNETANLSILDGGEVVYIDQVESTNIVIVKMFSTIGSRRQAHCTGSGKVMLAHLPANELEKTLATMELKRYTNETITDVEILRKELERVRKQGYALDMGEREREMRCVAAPVRKHDGEVIAAISVSGPSSRITSYYLNNELIEIVQDVAEKLSMSLSWDGKTL
- a CDS encoding DUF4236 domain-containing protein gives rise to the protein MGIRFRRSVRIAKGVRLNVSKSGVGISGGVKGARIGVGPRGAYRSLGIPGTGIYAFDYIGKKKQKSAGARPKQAVATVQKAPVPSEFSLPKYPAAILVLSLILLFLFPPLGVLGLIIYIITWVNLKKTPEYQGFQLVAAAEAALKKGLPQEAAQNYKAALELKPAAGSLYQRIADLYYDAEDFSQAVTAYHKYLQHNPNDHSVKPRYAIALAAEKRPEEAITVLQGLPSEMKEHVQIITMLGTFFLDAGQPETALNVLRQGPTRKRKLDDDLLLFFYTLGMAYKENGDDKRAAAQWQKVSAVDMNYLDVKEQLSVLDKL
- the dat gene encoding D-amino-acid transaminase, yielding MTNAFVNGKYMAAEDACLNIEDRGTLFGDGVYEFFKVHNGKVLMTQEHLDRLRYSASELELTVPYSDEKIGAIIDKLIDTNGLQYGGIYLQLTRGAAHRIHQFPDDCTPNFFIVAREMPPVPQSLYEEGMAVLLLPDERWKRCDIKSLNLLANILAKQKAIKAGVDDAILYSERGITESTSSSVLTVIDGVLTTTPLGPWILPGITRQAVLELALKDNIPVAERFISKEELTAADEVIITNTRSDVTPVTTVDGQPVGNGKPGKITRRLMDLFADLLK